The following coding sequences are from one Saccopteryx bilineata isolate mSacBil1 chromosome 3, mSacBil1_pri_phased_curated, whole genome shotgun sequence window:
- the LOC136332026 gene encoding zinc finger protein 615-like → MTLSHRHFSEPSQAVAQQIEHRTRMQRTQECFTFHDVTVDFTREEWRLLDPDQKDLYRDVMLEISSHLVSLGYQSCKPDALSKLERGEEPWTVGDGPQHLLCPELGEVNEPLQSHFQAPSIDKSGEECCEHDMFANIVNKSENCFLLRKNCEMLEICEKPLKSNLSFENQTRSFKLKNSVHLNGDGTSILHVNHELFYTEIRLHPSTKSIENKSQVIPQQRTHNVEKAHTSTECENAFINMAQLTDYQRIYIGGKPYGFSLCENAFTGQSSFTEHQIIPTELNQYECNNFVESFLNKGQLNIQQNVHVGKKPYICMECGKAFIYRYQLIYHQRTHTGEKPHGCSLCGKTFSSKSNLNKHQKTHTGEKPYKCSECGKGFLRKSLLIAHHRTHTGEKPHGCSLCEKTFSTKSNLHKHQKTHTGEKPYKCSECGKGFIEKSRLIAHHRTHTGEKLYRCSECGKGFLRKSLLIAHHRTHTGEKPHGCSLCEKTFSTKSNLHKHQKTHTGEKPYTCSECGKGFIEKSRLIAHHRTHTGEKLYKCSECGKGFSKRYRLIIHQETHSGEKPYICSECKKVFSVKRKLLVHQRTHSGEKPYVCSVCGKGFRMKGTLNMHQRTHSSEKPCICTECGKGFTVRSSLIVHQQTHTGEKPYICSECGKGFPAKSKLLVHQRTHTGEKPFVCGVCGKGFSMKRALTVHQQTHSTEKPCTCNECGKGFTMKSSLIVHQRTHTGEKPYVCSECGKGFPVKSQLTVHQRSHTGEKSYVCSECGKSFRVKSQLTVHQRIHTGEKPYVCSECGKGFPEKSKLIRHQRTHTGEKPYVCSECGKGFRVKSQLTVHERIHTGEKPYVCSDCGKDFRVKTKLILHQRTHMG, encoded by the exons gcggtagcgcagcagatagagcatcggactaggatgcagaggacccag GAATGCTTCACATTTCACGATGTGACTGTGGACTTCACCCGGGAGGAGTGGCGGCTCCTGGACCCCGATCAGAAGGACCTGTACCGGGACGTGATGTTGGAGATCTCCAGCCATCTGGTGTCATTGG GATATCAATCCTGCAAACCAGATGCGCTTTCCAAGTTGGAGCGAGGGGAAGAACCGTGGACAGTAGGGGATGGACCCCAACATCTGCTCTGTCCAG AACTTGGGGAAGTTAATGAGCCTCTGCAGAGTCACTTTCAAGCTCCAAGCATTGATAAAAGTGGGGAAGAATGCTGTGAACATGAtatgtttgcaaatattgtaaatAAGAGTGAAAACTGTTTCCTATTGAGGAAGAACTGTGAAATGTTGGAGATATGTGAAAAACccttaaaatcaaatttaagttttgaaaaccaaaccagaagttttaaattaaagaacTCTGTTCACTTGAATGGAGATGGGACGTCCATTCTGCATGTGAACCATGAACTATTCTACACTGAAATTAGGTTGCATCCCAGTACCAAGTCCATCGAAAACAAGTCCCAGGTCATTCCCCAACAGAGAACTCACAATGTTGAGAAAGCCCACAcgagcactgaatgtgagaatGCCTTTATCAATATGGCTCAGCTCACTGATTATCAGAGAATTTATATTGGAGGGAAACCATACGGATTCAGTCTGTGTGAGAATGCCTTTACCGGACAGTCCAGTTTTACTGAACATCAGATAATTCCTACAGAACTGAATCAGTATGAATGCAATAATTTTGTTGAAAGCTTTCTCAATAAAGGACAGTTGAATATACAACAGAATGTTCATGTTGGAAAGAAACCTTACATATGTATGGAATGTGGCAAAGCTTTCATTTATAGGTATCAGCTCATTTATCATCAGcgaactcatacaggagagaaaccccaTGGATGCAGTCTATGCGGGAAGACCTTCTCTTCAAAATCTAATCTAAATAAACATCAGaaaactcatacaggagagaaaccatataaatgcagtgaatgtgggaaaggcttcctCAGGAAGAGTCTTCTTATTGCTCATCATCGAACTCATACAGGAGAAAAACCCCATGGATGCAGTCTATGTGAGAAGACCTTTTCTACAAAGTCTAATCTCCATAAACATCAGaaaactcatacaggagagaaaccttacaaatgcagtgaatgtgggaaaggcttcatCGAGAAGAGTCGTCTTATTGCTCATCATcgaactcatacaggagagaaattgTATagatgcagtgaatgtggaaaaggcttCCTCAGGAAGAGTCTTCTTATTGCTCATCATcgaactcatacaggagagaaaccccaTGGATGCAGTCTATGTGAGAAGACCTTTTCTACAAAGTCTAATCTCCATAAACATCAGaaaactcatacaggagagaaaccttacacatgcagtgaatgtgggaaaggcttcatCGAGAAGAGTCGTCTCATTGCTCATCATcgaactcatacaggagagaaattgtataaatgcagtgaatgtgggaaaggcttttcAAAGAGGTACAGACTCATTATTCATCAGGAAACTCattcaggagagaaaccatatatTTGCAGTGAATGTAAAAAAGTCTTCTCAGTGAAGAGAAAGCTGCTTGTGCATCAGCGGACTCAttcaggagagaagccctatgtatGTAGTGtgtgtgggaaaggcttcaggATGAAGGGAACTCTCAATATGCATCAACGAACTCATTCTTCAGAGAAACCGTGTATATGCACTGAATGTGGCAAAGGCTTTACTGTGAGGAGTAGCCTGATTGTCCATCAAcaaactcacacaggagagaaaccatacatatgcagtgagtgtgggaaaggctttccaGCAAAGAGCAAGCTACTTGTGCATCAACggactcatacaggagagaagcccttTGTATGTGGTGTATGTGGGAAAGGCTTCAGCATGAAGAGAGCGCTCACTGTACATCAGCAAACTCATTCTACAGAGAAACCGTGTACatgcaatgaatgtgggaaaggctttactATGAAGAGTAGTCTGATTGTACATCAGAGAACTCATACAGGAGAAAAACCATAcgtatgcagtgaatgtgggaaaggctttccAGTGAAGAGCCAACTAACTGTACATCAAAGGAGTCACACGGGAGAGAAGTCAtatgtatgcagtgaatgtgggaaaagcTTTCGAGTGAAGAGCCAACTGACTGTACATCAAAGGATTCATACGGGAGAGAAGCCGtatgtatgcagtgaatgtgggaaaggctttccAGAGAAGAGCAAACTGATTAGACATCAAAGGACTCACACCGGGGAGAAGCCGtatgtatgcagtgaatgtgggaaaggctttcgAGTGAAGAGCCAACTTACTGTACATGAAAGGATTCATACgggagagaagccatatgtatgcagtgaCTGTGGAAAAGACTTCCGAGTGAAGACCAAACTGATTttacatcaaaggactcatatGGGATAA